The following is a genomic window from Phaseolus vulgaris cultivar G19833 chromosome 6, P. vulgaris v2.0, whole genome shotgun sequence.
ATTTGTTGGCTTGATTTAGATGTTGAATGAATGAATGTTATGTCATAATGTTTTGTTTTGGTGTTAATAttgaatgatatatatatatatatatatataatatgattttaaGAATGATATTTTGTAAATTCTTTATTAAGTACAACTTTAAGCTATGTTAAACTTTATATCAAGTTTACAATACTAATAtatgtttataatattatttttttgggtTTCTATGTTTTTAAGAGTGTTACATGAATAGTTAAGTTTAGTGGATATTCTTGACCCACATTACTAGTTACCACCATTGAAGAACTTCAAAATCTCAACTAATTTGACTTTGGTTGCCATAATGACTTCCATTTGCTTATCTCGAATTGAGGAAGTCAAACATCATCAGCACAATGTTTTGCATACCACCCACCCAGTCAATCTTCCCATACCTATAAtattcaatgtgtttggttttCTCTCACCTTCAccattaataaatatatgttaaacAAAGGTAAACCATGAAAAGCTTTATTTTTTAGTCATTTTTAACAATGAGTGAATCAATGAAAGTAAATTTTAACCATGTTCAACCAAATTTCTCAATAAAAACTTTTAGAGAAATTAAAAGGTAAAGTGAATTATGTTAAATGATACGTTAAAATCATTTCACTTCATACATATAAGttaaataattttctataataaatataaatttaatttacattCCAACATTTTATACCTATAACAACGCTTGTATTTAAGTGATAACAAAATCGTTGCATAATTTTGTGTATCATTGCCAGtgtaaataaattttctattttttaaaataacattttaaaaagcattctctaaaataaataaacagcagcttttagtttaattttttttatacaacaaTTATAGCTTATATAAATCGTTATAGTATGTTTAACATACAAAATTTATTCTCAACAtctcaaacataaaaaatattatcatatttacTTATTTCTTATAttctacttttattttaatgatgatatatttttaacatttattttattaattaaatattatacttcaaaaatttaataataattgtatTGGGATGACCGACCGGTCCCTTGACCCGGTCAACCCATGTGTCAGGACCATACTTTAAGGTACGAGGTCGACCATGTGTcacacgtggccgaccgacacCGAGTGctcaagtcaaaggttgacccaattaacgaaggttaaccCATGGTTAGGAAACAgcctaatccaaccctaattgctaaacaaccccctaatccggcccaacagtgagggcccatcaaggtaatataaatatcacgcattccaaggaataaggtacgtcattatctacagtattccTGCCAGCCGAATACGACAcctcactgacttgagcgttggagtgccatctgcaggtaccccacccgCCTGAGGAGTCATCCAGCAAGAAGAACCGAAGGAGGAAGTGAAGCACGACCGACCGAGCGACACTCGAAGGCAATAGTTCTCCCAGTCCCCAACCTagttcgagaacaattggcgcccaccgtggggccgaggagagccagcaacaaccacaacagtagatggtatcaacccgCAGCATGTCAAGCATGACCGAAGCAGACCAAACAGCAATGATGATGGCCCTTCAGAAGGAGCTAGCAGAGATGAAGAAGGCACATGAGGAGACGGCTAAGAAGAATGAAGAGGAGATCAAAAACCTCCAAGAAGAAAACAAGCGGATGAAAAGATTGGTCGAGGGGGTGCCATCCCTCGCTGTGACTAATCAGGCCGGCAGGTCCCACGCTACCGGGGCCGGCGTCCAGGCCGAGAAAGACACCAAGAATGATTTCACCCTGGAGATGGATGGGGAATCCCACCCCAGCAAGACCATCAACACCACCGCCCCAGCGGGCCCGGACCGACGCCACCCCTTCACTGACCGTGTCATGGAAACCCCCTTGCCAGACAAATGGAAAGGCTTTAACAGGGACCGTTATGATGGGACGACCGATCCAGATGAACATGTGGACGCGTACACGACCCATATGAGCCTGTACACCACGGACGACGCAGTATTCTGCCGAGTCTTTCCAACCTCACTGAAGGGCAGCGCTCTGAGCTGGTTCACCAAACTCCCAGCACACTCAATAGACTGCTTCGAGACACTGGTAGCTAAGTTTGACATCCAGTTCGCAACCAGCCGCCCCCACCATCTAACATCCATAGCCCTGGTCGGCATTCGTCAAGAGAGGGGAGAGTCCCTCCGAACGTTCATCGACCGGTTCAGCAAGACCGCTATGAGCATTCGCAACCTCAGCCCTGAGGTGGCgatgcaccacatgctgaccGCCCTCAGACCCGGCCCGTTCGCTGACAGCCTATGCATGCAGCCTACTACCAATCTAGATGACCTTAGACGCCGAGCGGCCAAGTTCATGCAGCTGGAGGAACTTCGTGAATTCAGAAACAACGCCCGAGCCGAGGCAAGCGgggaaaagaaagaagatagaGAGCGGCCAGGAAGGTCCCGAACCGGTCGGGAACAGAAAAGGGACAATCGCGGACCCCGTTTCTCCCGCTACACACCTTTGAACGCGGAGAGGAGCAAAATTTTACAAGAGGCCCTGAGCGCCGAGTTAATACCACCGCCCCGAAGGGCCTTGAGCCCAGAAAATGCCGACCGCAACAAACGATGCCGGTACCATAAGAATACCGGCCATTCAACCGAGGAGTGCCAAGCCCTGAAGGACAAAATTGAGGAACTTATCCAAGCCGGGCACCTCAGGCGCTTCGTGCGCGGAACCCGAGAAACGCGCCGCTCCCCATGCAAGGAGCAGACGGTCAGGAGACGAGACCGAACCCCCCCAGGCCCACGAGATGGCGAGAGGCGGGGTGACCGACGGGGACGAAGAGACGACCCCCCACAAACTGACACCCGCAGAGGCCGAGAAGTGATTAATACCATAGCCGGAGGGTTCGGTGGCGGAGGCAGTACCAACAGCGCGCGCAAGAAGCACCTCCGCGCCGTCCACCAAGTAAATCTTGTCTCCGTCCGACCAAGGATGCCACCAATCACGTTCACAGATGAAGATTTCAAGGGGATAGACCCAACCCAGGACGACCCCATGGTGATATCGGTCGACATCGATAACTTCACGATCAAAAAGACCCTCGTGGACCAGGGGAGCTCGGTCGACATCCTATACTGGAAGACCTTCAAAGCCATGAGAATACCGGAGGAGGAAATGATGCCCTACAACGACCATGTGGTCGGCTTCTCAGGGGAGCGCGTGGGGAcaagggggtacatagagttgtaCACGACGTTCGGCATGGAGGGGCCAGCAAAACCCTCAAAATCAGATACCTGGTCATAAACGTCAACACGTCttacaacatcctcctcggcAGGTCGTCCCTCAACAAACTTGGAGCGATCGTCTCCACACCCCATCTGGCAATGAAGTTCCCTTCCCTCTCGGGCGACATCCTGACCATACATGTAGATCAAAAGGTCGCCCGAGAATGTTACGCCGAAAGCCTGCGGGTCGAGCCCACACAACAGGGGCCCAGCGGCAGCCGCTCGCCCAGACGAAAGATAGCCGGCCGTGGTAGGAGCCCCCGCCGACACTCACCCCAACCCAAGAAGGGCATCACCATGGCAGACCTGGATCCCAGGGAGATTGAGCCGAGACTTGAGGCCAAGGACGAGCTGCGACAAGCCGAACTCGATGGGAAGGATCGGTATATAAGCATAGGCACGGCAATGGCCGCCGTCGACGCAGACTTCGTTCACCAAACCCTCAAGAGAAACGTAGACCTTTTTGCGTGGACGACGGCCGATGTACCTGGCGTCCACCCGGACATCATCACCCATCGCCTCTCTGTATATAAAGAAGCCCGACCGGTCGCACAAAAGAAGAGGAACCATGGAGAAGACAAGCGGCTGGCCGCCAGAAGTGAGGCCGAGAAGCTCTTGAAAGCCGGCTTCATAGCCGAGGCACGATACTCCACttggctagccaacgtcgtgATGGTTAAAAAGCCGAGCGGCAAATGGCGAATGTGCGTAGACTACAaggacctcaacaaggcgtgccccaaggactcATATCCCCTTCCCAACATCGACCGGCTCGTAGACGGAGCGGCCGGCCACAAGAtattgagcttcctggacgcctacTCCGGCTACAACCAGATCAACATGCACCATAGCGATAGAGGTAAACCGGCCTTCACGACGGACGGTGCAAACTACTTCTACAAGGTGATGTCGTTCGGCCTAAAAAACGCCGGAGCTACCTACCAGAGGCTCATGGACAAAATTTTCAAGGGGATGATTGGTCGAAGCGTAGAAGTCTACGTGGACGACATCGTGGTGAAGTCCGACTCGTGCGGCCAACACATCAAAGATCTACAAGAAGTCTTCGACGCTTTAAGAAAGGTCAACATGCGCcttaaccccgagaagtgcgcgtTCGGCGTCGAAGGCGGCAAGTTCCTCGGCTTCACGCTGACCCACAGAGGAATCGAAGCAAACCCCGACAAGTGCAAAGCCATAACGGAGATGAGGAGCCCAAAAAACTTGAAGGAAATTCAACAGCTGCTCGGCCGACTCACAGCACTGTCCAGATTCGTACCCCGCCTCGCTGAACGGATCAGACCCATAGCCGCTATGCTCCGCAAAACTTCGAAATTCAGCTGGAACGAGGAGTGCGAGCAAATCTTCGGCCAGCTCAAAGAATTCCTGTCCTCGCCGACCGTCATCCAAAAGCCCCGCCTAGACCTACCCATAGTAGTCTACTTAGCGGTATCGGAGGAGGTGGTCAGTGCCGCCCTTGTCCAGGAGGTAGACCGCGAAGAACACCCGGTATACTTTGTCAGCCGGACGCTCCATGCAGCCGAGACCAGGTACCAAATGATAGAGAAGGTGGCACTGGCCCTAGTGCTGACAGCAAGGAGAATGCGCCCATACTTCCAGAACCACGAAATCAGGGTAAAGACCAACTATcccatatataaaattttatctaaacccGATCTTGCAGGACGAATGATAGGGTGGTCGGTCGAGCTttcagagttcgacatcaagtacgaACCGAGGGGCGCCATCAAATCCCAATGCCTAGCGGATTTTGCAGCCGAGCCCCCCAAGAACACAGAAGTCTCAACCAAATGGGTCCTCTACGTGGACGGCTCTTCCAATAAAACGGCCTGCGGGGCCGGGGTCGTCCTCGAAGGGCCTGGGGATTTACTGATTGAGCAAGCCCTCCAGTTCTCCTTCAAGGCAACGAACAACCAGGCAGAATACGAGGCCATACTGGCCGGCCTCAACTTGGCAAACGACCTGGGCGCGCGAGAGGTCGCatgcaaaagcgactcccagctggTCGTCGGCCAAATCAAAGGAGAATTCGAAGTCAAGGAGCCCCTCCTCCAACGATATTACCACACCGTCCGTAACGTCATGGCCAAGTTCGACGCGGTGGCGGTCCAACACATACCACGAGAGGAAAACGAACGCGCCGATGCACTCTCTCGCCTGGCATCCACGAAAAAACAAAGCCACCATCGATCGGTCGTCCAGGTGCGACTAGCACAGCCGAGTGTGGGCGACGCCGAGTGCATGACAGTCACCGAGACCCACACATGGATGACCCCAATCACTCAGTACTTGGAGCATGGGACATGCCAACCGGGGGAAGAGAAGAATATCAGACGGCAGTGCGCCCGGTACACCATGATCGGTCAGGATCTATACCGAAGGGGGTACTCCACGCCACTCCTAAAGTGCCTCACCAAGGAGCAATCCCAATATGTGCTGCAAGAGATCCACGAAGGGGCATGCGGGAGCCACTCCGGAGCCCGAACGATGGCAGCCAAAATAATCCGCGCAGGGTATTATTGGCCGACCGTCCACGGAGACAGTGCCGACTACGTCAAGAAATGCCAaaaatgccaagagtttggcCCCCTCCACCACCGAAAACCAGAGGAACTGCACAGCATAACGTCACCCTGACCGTTCGCTATGTGGGGAATGGACATCATCGGCCCATTCTCACCAGGCAAAGGCCAGACAAAGCATCTGCTGGTCGCGGTGgattacttcaccaagtggatagaggccgaaCCGCTAGCCACGATCACCGCCCGAAACGTCCAAAActtcgtgtggaaaaacatagtaTGCCGATTTGGCATACCACACTCAATAGTATCCGATAACGGCCGGCAGTTCATTGATCAAGGCCTCATGACTTTCTACGACGACCTCGGCATCAAATCCCTCACAAGCTCAGTCGAACACCCACAGACGAACGGACAAGCTGAAGCGGCCAACAAGGTTCTGTTGAACGAGATAAGAAAGAGGCTCGGCACGGCCAAGGGAAGATGGACGGAGGAACTGCCCGAGGTCTTATGGGCATACCGCTGCACCCCACAATCCACCACACAAGAAACCCCTTACAGCCTCACGTACGGCACCGAGGCCATGATACCAGTAGAAGTCGGGGAGCCATCCATCCGACGCCAACTCTTCGACTTATCCCTCAACAAGGAAAGTCTGGCAGTCGGCCTCGACCTCTTGAACGAGCTTCGAGATAAGAGCAAGATACGGGAAGCGGCGTGCAAGCTCCGAGCGGCAAggagatacaactcgaaggtccAGCCCAGAAGCTTTCAGCAAGGTGACCTCGTCTGGAGAATGCGCAGCAACGCTAGGAAGTCGGACGGCAAGTTCTCATCAAATTGGGAGGGACCATTCCGAATCCGAGAAGTGGGAGAAGGGGGAGCTTACCATTTAGAGCACCTATCGGGAAAAATTTTACctaggacgtggaatgccacgcacctaaaattttatttcagctaaacatgaataaaatatacgcactctttcctcgcccGGCCTGTCTATCGGTCGgagaggttttaacgaggcgtttCATATACAAGTGTATACAATGAACGACAATAACGGTTCGgccaggatgtagccttaaccggcataccctcccgaacCCGTACCCACTTGGCCAGGACGTAGCCTTAACCGGCCTACCCTCCCGAACTCGCTCGgccaggatgtagccttaaccggcataccctcccgaactcgctcggccaggatgtagccttaaccggcataccctcccgaacTCACTCGACCAGGATGTAGCCCTAATCGGCATACCTCCCGAGACATACACAACGATCGGCACAAGTCCGCCTACCGAACTTTACAATCACTTGGTTGATTTTAGTTATCAAATTAATTGGTTACGCACACCGACTGGTTGCCCCGTTCTTTTTACTCCGTTAATGTTACGAGTTAAGTTTAAAGGTTCAATACCATTCGGCCAGTAAAGGATCGGTCGtccagaaaatgaagaaacaattaaagaaaagaacttatattaaaattgaagaaaggtGGGGGCCACACCCCGGCCCCAAGGGTCTAAAAGTAAAGCTGACCGCCTAATCTACGATATTCAACACCTCATTAGAGGGGTCAGCTTCAACTTCTTCAACTTGAGGAGGACCGGCCGCTGCAGGGACCATACGGCCATCCACCACCTCCATGTCTTGGTCAAATTGACCAGATGGAGGTGGACCGCCATACAGCACCTCAGCCTGTCGGACGGCGAGATCGAAGCTCTGGCCGATGAGCACCATGGTGTCCTCCATGGTCTTCAGAACTTCGGCCTCCGCCACCCTCCTGGCCTCGCTTTCGGCCACAGCTTCCTCCTCCTTCAAGCGGGCCCGACGGTCGGCATCTTCCAACGCCTTGCGAAGGAGTATAACCTCCGCAGCCTTCTCGGCGTCGGCCCTCTCCAGCTCGGCCACCCTCTGCTGACGCAGCTCCAGCTCGGCCCCCTGAGCACACAACTTCTTCTCGTAAGTTGTGTTGGCCTCCATGGCCTGCTTCAGATTATGGCCGGCCTCCTGGAGTTCGTGTTCGAGGCGCGATATGCCCTCGACCCGGCTCCTCCGAGCGTCTGCACCCCGGCGGGCCAAGAATAGACCCCGGCAGATCATCTCGATGCCGCCGTCCAGGAGGTCGTCGTCAGGGACCGACCGGATCTCACCCTCAATGTTGGAGGGCAGTTTAAAGCTCACGGCCCtggagaaggaccggtcatcCCCGAGCGCGAGCATCGAGCCGCCCGCAGTGGCCAAGGGGACCGCCACCCCCGTCGGAATGGGGCGGTTAAAATCATCAGTCGGTGGGGGAGTCGGCCTAGCGGACCTTGCAGGAGGGGGTGGGCATCTGACCCGCCGCCCTAACCGTTCGGGCAATGTTGCCACCCTCGCGGTTACGCTTCTTGGAGGGGCCAGCCTCCTCCGCCCGGGGCCTAGCACTGGTGGCCCCTCTTTTCTCGTTCAGCTTATTTTTGAATGAATGCAGCATCCCAACGGCCTGGGGGGCTTCTCTCTTGGCGATTTCTACAAACAAACGACGAACGGTCAGTTGGAACatagcataaaaaaaaaaaaaaaaaaaaaaaataagaccaAGTGCATGAAAAAGAACATACCCTCGAAAGCCTCCGCGCGATCGGTCACATTGTACAGCGACATGAGCGGTCGTGCGGGGAGCTTCCTGGGGAGACtatcaaataaagaaaaaacgaGCCGCTCATGCTCGCTCGGATGCGCCGGCCTCGGCCAATCCGTTATCTTTGTCGGACTCCTCGACCAAAAAAGGGGGAAGCGGGACCGGCCAACCTCATCAAAAAAATAGCGTGTCCCGGCCGGCTCCACGTACATTTTAAAGAACTTCTCCTTGAAGTTCTTATAAGAGGCCGTGAAGGGCTTGAACAAAACACTACCCGCTCGGCTGACCAACGATTGCCAACTGGCAAGCTTGGCCGGGTATGACGAGTAGAAATGAAGAAAGCAGGAAGGAAGAGGGCGCAACCCAAACGTCCGGCAAACAATGCGGAACGCTTGCATCGACGCCCACGAGTTGGGGTGAAGCTGAGTCGGAGCCACGTTCAGCTCCTTCAGAACCCCGGCCGTAAAGGCATCAAAGGGCAGAGACGCATGCAAGTCTGAAAAAAGACAAGCATACATGAAGAAAAAAGGAGGCTCGGTAGATGACCGCTCCCGATACACACGGTCCTCCAAAGAGCAAGGACCGAACGCCATCAAAGATTCCTCGGCCGAAGCCTTCAAAACAGGAACCTCATCCAAAAATGCGCCAACAGAGGCGTCGGTAAGAAAGGAGGACGACACCTCACATACCCGGGGATCTACCCAGGCCGGCCCTACATGGGGGCGTGGCCCCTCAAAAGGGGCCGAGCGGTCGGACGCATTACCAGCGTCCTCCCTCACCAAGCCTGGAGAGGGGACCCTCTCCACTTCCCCGACCGGGGAAGCCTGgccagaagaagaagaagaagaagaagaagaagaagaagaagaagaagaagaagaagaagaagaagaagaagaagaagaagaagaagaagaagaataggaagaagacgaagacgaACAAGCCGGGGGAGACTCGGCAAGGACAGACATAACTAACCTTGAAGACGGACGAGGGAAGCAACAGAAGACGGTCGGATTGGTAATAGGTGTCGG
Proteins encoded in this region:
- the LOC137833341 gene encoding uncharacterized protein; translation: MVSTRSMSSMTEADQTAMMMALQKELAEMKKAHEETAKKNEEEIKNLQEENKRMKRLVEGVPSLAVTNQAGRSHATGAGVQAEKDTKNDFTLEMDGESHPSKTINTTAPAGPDRRHPFTDRVMETPLPDKWKGFNRDRYDGTTDPDEHVDAYTTHMSLYTTDDAVFCRVFPTSLKGSALSWFTKLPAHSIDCFETLVAKFDIQFATSRPHHLTSIALVGIRQERGESLRTFIDRFSKTAMSIRNLSPEVAMHHMLTALRPGPFADSLCMQPTTNLDDLRRRAAKFMQLEELREFRNNARAEASGEKKEDRERPGRSRTGREQKRDNRGPRFSRYTPLNAERSKILQEALSAELIPPPRRALSPENADRNKRCRYHKNTGHSTEECQALKDKIEELIQAGHLRRFVRGTRETRRSPCKEQTVRRRDRTPPGPRDGERRGDRRGRRDDPPQTDTRRGREVINTIAGGFGGGGSTNSARKKHLRAVHQVNLVSVRPRMPPITFTDEDFKGIDPTQDDPMVISVDIDNFTIKKTLVDQGSSVDILYWKTFKAMRIPEEEMMPYNDHVVGFSGERVGTRGYIELYTTFGMEGPAKPSKSDTWS